The following are encoded together in the Kribbella sp. CA-293567 genome:
- a CDS encoding ABC transporter substrate-binding protein: MNLSRRTLLKAGLAGLAASAVAGCNNGAADRPDGEISYWLWDAAQLPMYLECAKLFERQHPQYSVKIEQNGWNDYWNKLVTGFISGTAPDVFTSHSAKYPLFAAKDQVLAIDDYVAKDNVDLGIYQQGLADRWVGADGKRYGLPKDFDTEVYFYNSALTEAAGISTEQLNSMTWNPNDGGTFEQIVARLTVDGKGRRGDQPGFDKDDIKVYGLGFGDAGGADGQTSWSWYAASNGWKYSEGEPWGTKFFYGDPKFTETISWWRGLITKGYMPTLAQAKSGIDITATFGAGKYGITPNGSWMLGTYGQLKQVKTKLARLPQGPNGKRMSMMNGLADSIWAGTSRKEASWAWVKFLGSQQAQDVVAEAGVVFPAVSASMPAATAAFAKAGWDIAPFLEPVTAGDVFPYPANPNAADVTAVMTPAMESVLGFESDPSSLVQANEDVNQILSANS, encoded by the coding sequence ATGAACCTGTCACGACGGACCTTGCTGAAGGCCGGACTCGCGGGCCTGGCCGCCTCGGCGGTGGCCGGCTGCAACAACGGCGCGGCCGACCGGCCCGACGGGGAGATCTCCTACTGGCTCTGGGACGCCGCCCAGCTGCCGATGTACCTGGAGTGCGCCAAGTTGTTCGAGCGGCAGCACCCGCAGTACTCGGTCAAGATCGAGCAGAACGGCTGGAACGACTACTGGAACAAGCTGGTCACCGGCTTCATCTCCGGTACGGCGCCCGACGTGTTCACGTCGCACTCGGCGAAGTACCCGCTGTTCGCGGCCAAGGACCAGGTGCTCGCGATCGACGACTACGTCGCCAAGGACAACGTCGATCTGGGCATCTACCAGCAGGGTCTGGCGGACCGCTGGGTCGGTGCCGACGGCAAGCGGTACGGATTGCCGAAGGACTTCGACACCGAGGTCTACTTCTACAACTCCGCGCTGACCGAAGCGGCCGGGATCAGCACCGAGCAGCTGAACTCGATGACCTGGAACCCCAACGACGGCGGCACGTTCGAGCAGATCGTCGCCCGGCTCACCGTGGACGGCAAGGGCCGTCGTGGTGATCAGCCCGGCTTCGACAAGGACGACATCAAGGTCTACGGCCTCGGCTTCGGCGACGCGGGTGGTGCGGACGGGCAGACCAGCTGGAGCTGGTACGCCGCGTCCAACGGCTGGAAGTACTCCGAGGGCGAACCGTGGGGCACCAAGTTCTTCTACGGCGATCCGAAGTTCACCGAGACGATCAGCTGGTGGCGTGGACTGATCACCAAGGGCTACATGCCGACGCTCGCGCAGGCGAAGTCGGGAATCGACATCACCGCCACCTTCGGCGCGGGCAAGTACGGGATCACCCCGAACGGCTCGTGGATGCTCGGCACCTACGGTCAGCTCAAGCAGGTGAAGACGAAGCTGGCGCGGCTGCCGCAGGGACCGAACGGCAAGCGGATGTCGATGATGAACGGACTGGCCGACAGCATCTGGGCGGGCACCAGCCGCAAGGAGGCGTCCTGGGCGTGGGTGAAGTTCCTCGGCTCGCAACAGGCTCAGGACGTCGTCGCCGAGGCCGGAGTCGTCTTCCCCGCGGTCAGTGCCAGCATGCCGGCGGCGACGGCTGCCTTCGCCAAGGCGGGCTGGGACATCGCGCCCTTCCTCGAACCGGTCACGGCGGGCGACGTCTTCCCGTATCCGGCCAATCCGAACGCGGCCGACGTCACCGCGGTGATGACGCCGGCGATGGAGTCGGTGCTCGGCTTCGAGTCCGATCCCAGCTCGCTGGTCCAGGCCAATGAGGACGTCAACCAGATCCTGTCCGCGAACTCCTAA
- a CDS encoding carbohydrate ABC transporter permease codes for MRTRVNPGRVVAWACLIVLMLLTLFPFYWMIRTALSNNTQLAGHPGSLLPVETTLGAFKRVLGLSTVAEAQAQGGSGASVNFWLYLRNSLVVATVTTVCQVFFSAMAAYAFARLRWPGRDKVFALFLAALMVPPIFTTLPNFVLIKNLGLLNSFAGIILPSAFMTPFAIFFLRQFFLGISRELEEAAMIDGAGHRRIFFGMIIPMSAAPITTLAILTYINSWNDYFWPLLVGQQEQVRVLTVALGIFRSQTPQGSPDWAGLMAATLIAALPMILLFLAFARRITNSIGFSGIK; via the coding sequence ATGAGGACCCGTGTGAATCCGGGCCGCGTGGTCGCCTGGGCCTGCCTGATCGTGTTGATGCTTCTCACCCTCTTCCCGTTCTACTGGATGATCCGTACGGCGCTGTCGAACAACACCCAGCTCGCCGGGCACCCCGGCTCGTTGCTCCCGGTCGAGACGACGCTCGGCGCCTTCAAGCGGGTGCTCGGCCTGTCCACCGTCGCCGAGGCGCAGGCGCAGGGCGGCTCCGGTGCCTCGGTCAACTTCTGGCTGTACCTGCGCAACTCGTTGGTGGTGGCAACCGTCACGACGGTCTGCCAGGTGTTTTTCAGCGCCATGGCGGCCTACGCGTTCGCCCGGCTGCGCTGGCCCGGCCGGGACAAGGTGTTCGCGCTGTTCCTGGCCGCGCTGATGGTGCCGCCGATCTTCACCACGCTGCCGAACTTCGTTCTGATCAAGAACCTCGGGCTGCTGAACAGCTTCGCCGGCATCATCCTGCCGAGCGCGTTCATGACCCCGTTCGCGATCTTCTTCCTGCGCCAGTTCTTCCTCGGCATCAGCCGGGAGCTGGAGGAGGCGGCGATGATCGACGGTGCCGGCCACCGGCGGATCTTCTTCGGGATGATCATCCCGATGAGCGCGGCGCCGATCACGACGCTCGCGATCCTGACCTACATCAACTCCTGGAACGACTACTTCTGGCCGTTGCTGGTCGGTCAGCAGGAGCAGGTCCGGGTACTCACGGTTGCCCTGGGCATCTTCCGATCGCAGACCCCGCAAGGCAGTCCGGACTGGGCCGGCCTGATGGCCGCGACGCTGATCGCCGCGCTGCCGATGATCCTGCTCTTCCTGGCGTTCGCCAGGCGGATCACCAACTCCATCGGTTTCTCCGGGATCAAGTGA
- a CDS encoding carbohydrate ABC transporter permease encodes MTTTTSTPDGVRPKRRRYGDLKVAMIFLAPATLGFVVFYIWPTLRGAYLSFTEYSLLSAPEFNGLDNYDRMLHDSFFWNALLVTVEYVVINIGLQTVLAVGIAMLMYRLTQSITVRAVILAPYLVANVVVALVWYWMLDFQIGIVNQGLTWIGIDPVAFFGDSHWAIPTVAGINVWRHMGYTALLVFAGLQTIPKYVYEAAEVDGASEMKTFWRITLPLLRPVMVMVLVVTMIGSFQIFDTVAVTTQGGPVNATRVIYYYIYERAFTRFDFGYASAMAMVLFAILAIVSLLQLRLLRAKESDLS; translated from the coding sequence GTGACCACGACGACGAGTACGCCGGACGGCGTACGACCGAAACGACGAAGGTACGGGGATCTGAAGGTCGCGATGATCTTCCTCGCCCCCGCGACGCTGGGTTTCGTGGTGTTCTACATCTGGCCCACGTTGCGGGGTGCCTACCTCAGCTTCACCGAGTACAGCCTGCTGTCCGCGCCCGAGTTCAACGGGCTGGACAACTACGACCGGATGCTGCACGACAGCTTCTTCTGGAACGCGCTGCTGGTCACCGTCGAGTACGTGGTGATCAACATCGGGCTGCAGACCGTGCTGGCGGTCGGCATCGCGATGCTGATGTACCGGCTGACCCAGTCGATCACGGTCCGGGCGGTGATCCTGGCGCCGTACCTGGTGGCGAACGTCGTGGTCGCGCTGGTCTGGTACTGGATGCTCGACTTCCAGATCGGCATCGTGAACCAGGGCCTGACCTGGATCGGGATCGACCCGGTGGCCTTCTTCGGCGACTCGCACTGGGCCATCCCGACCGTTGCCGGGATCAACGTCTGGCGGCACATGGGGTACACCGCGCTGCTCGTCTTCGCCGGCCTGCAGACGATCCCGAAGTACGTCTACGAAGCCGCCGAGGTGGACGGCGCGTCGGAGATGAAGACGTTCTGGCGGATCACGTTGCCGTTGCTGCGGCCGGTGATGGTGATGGTCCTGGTGGTCACCATGATCGGCTCGTTCCAGATCTTCGACACCGTCGCGGTGACCACGCAGGGCGGTCCGGTCAACGCGACCCGGGTGATCTACTACTACATCTACGAGCGCGCGTTCACCCGGTTCGACTTCGGCTACGCCTCCGCGATGGCGATGGTGCTGTTCGCCATCCTCGCGATCGTGTCGCTGCTGCAGTTGCGGCTGCTGCGAGCCAAGGAGAGTGACCTGTCATGA
- a CDS encoding alpha-galactosidase has product MSNIKVLQLRSAGVSLVLDCSGPALPSVLHWGADLGPLDEAALVGLRRGAGSVQEGNGLDDNLPVAIVPEYSAGWFGLPGLNGHRDGQDFSASFQLTEVARTGNTVQVTAADAQAGLGLALVIELTDSGLVRAKAELTNTGASAYTVDGLVLALPVPTEATELLDLTGRHIGERHPQRHAFTQGAHLRDNRRGRTGADATLLLVAGTRGFDFGTGEVWGVHTAWSGNHRSYAERGMSGYAVIGGGELLLSGEVRLQPSGSYSTPWIYGSYGVGLDQLSTRFHEYLRARETHPKTDRPVVLNTWEAVYFDLDLDKLKALADAAAEVGAERFVLDDGWFRGRRDDHAGLGDWYVDEGIWPKGLHPLVDHVTGLGLQFGLWVEPEMVNPDSDLAREHPNWILATGNRLPPTARHQHGLNLGVPAAYDYLLERLDSLLSEYDISYLKWDHNRDFVDGGNQQTGTAGIHAQTLAVYRLLDELKRRHPGLEIESCSSGGARVDLGILERTDRVWGSDSNDALERQKIQRYTQLLLPPELIGCHVGPPKAHTTGRTQTLAFRATTALFGHFGIEWDISAASAEEREELAGWVALHKTLRPLLHTGRVVRADRGSDDFLLHGVVAQDGSRAVYAAVQLAQSITSDTGRVRLPGLTKDRVYRISKVAAPGPEPRHSAKWWADGGTVELNGAALAAVGVQVPAQWPETAILLDVQAID; this is encoded by the coding sequence GTGTCGAACATCAAGGTGCTGCAGCTCCGCTCGGCGGGTGTCAGCCTCGTGCTGGATTGTTCCGGTCCGGCTCTCCCGTCCGTCCTGCACTGGGGCGCTGATCTCGGGCCGCTGGACGAGGCGGCTCTGGTTGGGCTCAGACGAGGTGCCGGCTCGGTCCAGGAGGGCAACGGGCTCGACGACAACCTGCCGGTCGCGATCGTGCCGGAGTACTCCGCCGGCTGGTTCGGCCTGCCGGGACTCAACGGGCATCGCGATGGTCAGGACTTCTCCGCGTCGTTCCAGCTCACCGAGGTGGCGCGGACCGGCAACACGGTGCAGGTCACCGCGGCCGACGCGCAAGCCGGCCTCGGGCTCGCCCTGGTGATCGAGCTGACCGACTCAGGTCTGGTCCGGGCCAAGGCGGAGCTGACGAACACGGGCGCTTCGGCGTACACGGTCGACGGGTTGGTGCTCGCGCTGCCGGTTCCGACCGAGGCGACCGAGCTGCTGGACCTGACCGGCCGGCACATCGGCGAGCGGCACCCGCAGCGGCACGCTTTCACGCAGGGCGCGCACCTCCGCGACAACCGTCGCGGCCGCACCGGCGCCGACGCCACTCTGCTGCTGGTCGCGGGCACCCGCGGTTTCGACTTCGGCACCGGCGAGGTCTGGGGCGTCCACACCGCCTGGAGCGGCAACCACCGTTCGTACGCCGAGCGCGGCATGAGCGGGTACGCCGTGATCGGCGGCGGCGAGCTGTTGCTGTCCGGCGAAGTACGTTTGCAGCCGTCAGGCTCCTACAGCACCCCGTGGATCTACGGGTCCTACGGTGTCGGTCTCGACCAGCTGTCGACGCGCTTCCACGAGTACCTGCGAGCGCGCGAGACGCACCCGAAGACGGACCGCCCGGTGGTGCTGAACACCTGGGAAGCCGTGTACTTCGACCTGGATCTCGACAAGCTGAAGGCGCTCGCCGACGCGGCCGCCGAGGTCGGCGCCGAGCGGTTCGTGCTCGACGACGGCTGGTTCCGCGGCCGCCGCGACGACCACGCGGGTCTGGGCGACTGGTACGTCGACGAGGGCATCTGGCCGAAGGGCCTGCATCCGCTGGTCGACCACGTCACCGGGCTGGGCCTGCAGTTCGGTCTCTGGGTCGAGCCGGAGATGGTCAACCCCGACTCCGATCTGGCCCGCGAGCACCCGAACTGGATTCTTGCCACCGGCAACCGGCTGCCCCCGACCGCGCGGCACCAGCACGGCCTCAACCTGGGCGTTCCGGCGGCGTACGACTACCTGCTGGAGCGCCTCGACTCGCTGCTCAGCGAGTACGACATCAGCTACCTCAAATGGGACCACAACCGTGACTTCGTTGACGGCGGCAACCAGCAGACCGGTACCGCGGGCATTCACGCGCAGACCCTGGCCGTCTACCGGCTGCTCGACGAGCTGAAGCGCCGCCACCCCGGCCTGGAGATCGAGTCCTGCTCGTCCGGTGGTGCCCGGGTCGACCTCGGCATCCTGGAGCGGACCGACCGGGTCTGGGGCAGCGACAGCAACGACGCGCTCGAGCGGCAGAAGATCCAGCGCTACACCCAGCTGCTGCTGCCGCCGGAGCTGATCGGCTGCCACGTCGGCCCGCCGAAGGCGCACACCACCGGCCGGACGCAGACCCTCGCCTTCCGCGCCACCACCGCCCTGTTCGGCCACTTCGGCATCGAATGGGACATCAGCGCGGCGTCCGCCGAGGAGCGCGAGGAGCTGGCAGGGTGGGTCGCGTTGCACAAGACGCTGCGGCCGCTGCTGCACACCGGACGGGTGGTTCGCGCCGATCGCGGCTCGGACGACTTCCTGCTGCACGGTGTGGTCGCTCAGGACGGTTCCCGCGCGGTGTACGCCGCGGTGCAGCTGGCTCAGTCGATCACCTCCGACACGGGCCGGGTCCGCCTGCCGGGTCTCACCAAGGACCGGGTCTACCGGATCAGCAAGGTCGCCGCGCCCGGCCCGGAGCCGCGCCACTCGGCGAAGTGGTGGGCCGACGGCGGCACGGTCGAGCTGAACGGCGCCGCGCTGGCGGCGGTCGGCGTCCAGGTACCGGCGCAGTGGCCCGAGACCGCGATCCTGCTGGACGTGCAAGCGATCGACTGA
- a CDS encoding winged helix-turn-helix domain-containing protein: protein MKLLEEPEKVRAALSPLRRQLLDLLQEPASGTQLAAALELPRQRVNYHLRELEKAGLVELVEERQRRGCVERILRATSGSFVVDPSVMGRAFSALGDQYAAEHLVEVAAGTVRDVARMQNKADADGKRLLTFTLETEVRFDQPGDVHRFTDALTEAVRQVVEAFDSSGGRPYRVIAGGHPAPRRTESTDTEGEKS, encoded by the coding sequence ATGAAGCTGCTGGAAGAGCCCGAGAAGGTGCGTGCGGCGCTGTCTCCGTTGCGGCGGCAGTTGCTCGATCTGCTGCAGGAGCCTGCCTCCGGGACTCAGCTGGCAGCCGCGCTGGAGCTGCCGCGGCAGCGGGTCAACTACCACCTGCGCGAGCTCGAGAAGGCCGGCCTGGTCGAGTTGGTCGAGGAGCGTCAGCGACGTGGCTGCGTCGAGCGGATCCTGCGGGCGACCTCCGGCTCCTTCGTCGTCGACCCGTCCGTGATGGGGCGGGCCTTCAGCGCGCTCGGTGACCAGTACGCGGCCGAGCATCTGGTGGAAGTTGCCGCCGGCACCGTTCGCGACGTGGCCCGGATGCAGAACAAGGCCGATGCCGATGGCAAGCGCCTGCTGACCTTCACGCTCGAGACCGAGGTGCGGTTCGATCAGCCGGGCGACGTGCATCGCTTCACCGACGCGCTCACCGAGGCCGTTCGCCAGGTGGTCGAGGCGTTCGACAGCTCCGGTGGCCGGCCCTATCGCGTGATCGCCGGCGGGCACCCCGCGCCGCGTCGTACGGAATCCACTGACACAGAAGGAGAGAAGTCATGA
- a CDS encoding SRPBCC family protein: MSEETPRIVVTVAAPVEAVWDALRNKEKIQHWHGWEYEGLDAEIDLIFFTAFTEDSETHTLVIQGHDQFTVEPHEGGSKVTLTRAPHGDDPEWDAYYDDITEGWITFVQQLRFALERHPDDARRTLFYAGAGDRSTGPAVQLGLDAAVGTAYEAEVVGEVLTGQVWFRSEHQVGLTVDQWGDGLLVLSYVGPSDQKPTGAAMAVLTLYGVSDADREAIDKRWQDWWAPRYPEQKSPEA; the protein is encoded by the coding sequence ATGAGCGAGGAGACGCCGCGGATCGTGGTGACCGTGGCCGCGCCGGTCGAGGCGGTCTGGGACGCCCTGCGGAACAAGGAGAAGATCCAGCACTGGCACGGCTGGGAGTACGAGGGGCTGGACGCCGAGATCGACCTGATCTTCTTCACCGCGTTCACCGAGGACAGCGAGACGCACACGCTGGTGATCCAGGGTCACGACCAGTTCACGGTCGAGCCGCACGAAGGCGGGTCGAAGGTCACCCTGACTCGCGCGCCACACGGTGACGATCCCGAGTGGGACGCGTACTACGACGACATCACCGAGGGCTGGATCACGTTCGTTCAGCAACTGCGCTTCGCGTTGGAGCGGCACCCGGATGATGCGCGCCGGACACTGTTCTACGCAGGCGCGGGCGATCGCAGTACGGGGCCGGCTGTGCAGTTGGGGCTCGACGCGGCGGTCGGTACGGCGTACGAGGCCGAAGTGGTCGGTGAGGTGCTGACCGGGCAGGTGTGGTTCCGGTCCGAGCACCAGGTCGGGCTGACCGTCGACCAGTGGGGCGACGGGCTGCTGGTGCTCAGCTACGTCGGACCGTCGGACCAGAAACCGACTGGCGCCGCGATGGCCGTGCTGACCCTCTACGGCGTCAGCGACGCCGATCGGGAGGCGATCGACAAGCGCTGGCAGGACTGGTGGGCACCTCGCTATCCCGAGCAGAAGTCACCTGAAGCCTGA
- a CDS encoding TetR/AcrR family transcriptional regulator, protein MAPARPLRADARRSREQILVAAEVAFARDGIEASLEAIAKDAGVGSATLHRHFRSRRQLVEAVFAERTEAVIAEATELATTNPPGPALFYWLRSVLRVIVDNRGLAVALLPVPDGAATDSSCHARLTEAADRLLESARETGDIRADITTSDVLSLVNAIALLAEQPGPVDLDAERLLGLTITGIGPAACADHSSLAGATEEQSAE, encoded by the coding sequence ATGGCGCCGGCCAGACCACTGCGCGCGGACGCCCGGCGCAGCCGCGAGCAGATCCTGGTGGCCGCCGAGGTCGCGTTCGCGCGGGACGGGATCGAGGCGTCCCTCGAAGCGATCGCCAAGGACGCCGGCGTCGGCTCCGCGACGCTGCACCGGCACTTCCGCTCCCGGCGCCAACTGGTCGAAGCGGTCTTCGCCGAGCGCACCGAAGCAGTCATCGCCGAAGCGACCGAACTCGCCACCACCAACCCGCCAGGACCGGCTCTCTTCTACTGGCTGCGATCGGTGCTCCGCGTCATCGTCGACAACCGCGGTCTGGCGGTGGCGCTGCTGCCGGTTCCCGACGGCGCCGCCACCGATTCCAGCTGCCACGCCAGGCTGACCGAAGCCGCCGACCGCCTGCTCGAGTCGGCCCGCGAAACCGGCGACATCCGTGCCGACATCACCACGTCCGACGTACTCTCCCTCGTCAACGCGATCGCCCTCCTGGCCGAGCAACCTGGGCCCGTCGACCTGGACGCCGAGCGCCTACTCGGCCTGACCATCACCGGCATCGGGCCAGCAGCCTGCGCCGACCACTCCAGCCTCGCGGGTGCGACGGAGGAGCAGTCGGCGGAGTGA
- a CDS encoding SDR family oxidoreductase — protein MSDVVVVTGATGQQGGAVARRLLAAGVPVRALVRRPESEAAKAIAAAGAELVTADLTDPASLGPALRGARAVFSVQTPDLADLSSDTEWIQGENLVAAAREAGVAQYVHSSVAGVGDYVRQAAMGRAAEWSTHYWGSKSRVGQLLPESGFESWTELRPAFFMENLVRPSIWFEGMTGESIVTVVSAQSRLPLIAVQDVGTAAAAAFADPVRFNGIALDLAGDIRTLPELAAILTAAGAPARVEVVAADEAKTRGMMPELIDNQERLNTYQNPAHPALAAALGIPTTTFETWASKRFAARSR, from the coding sequence ATGAGTGACGTAGTGGTGGTGACCGGCGCGACCGGGCAGCAGGGCGGAGCGGTGGCACGACGGTTGCTGGCGGCCGGCGTACCGGTGCGGGCGTTGGTACGCCGCCCGGAAAGCGAAGCAGCAAAGGCGATCGCGGCCGCGGGGGCCGAGCTGGTCACGGCGGATCTGACGGACCCCGCCTCATTGGGACCAGCATTGCGCGGCGCCCGAGCCGTCTTCTCGGTGCAGACGCCGGACCTCGCCGACCTCAGCTCGGACACGGAGTGGATCCAGGGCGAGAACCTGGTCGCGGCCGCGCGAGAGGCGGGCGTCGCGCAGTACGTGCACTCCTCGGTGGCGGGTGTCGGCGACTACGTCCGGCAGGCGGCCATGGGTCGCGCGGCAGAGTGGAGCACGCACTACTGGGGCAGCAAGTCGCGGGTCGGGCAGCTTCTCCCGGAGAGTGGCTTCGAGTCCTGGACCGAACTGCGTCCGGCGTTCTTCATGGAGAACCTGGTCCGGCCGTCGATCTGGTTCGAAGGGATGACGGGCGAGTCGATCGTGACGGTCGTCAGCGCACAGAGCCGATTGCCTCTGATCGCTGTCCAGGACGTCGGTACGGCGGCGGCCGCGGCGTTCGCCGACCCGGTTCGCTTCAACGGGATCGCGCTCGACCTGGCCGGCGACATCCGTACCCTGCCGGAACTGGCGGCGATACTGACTGCGGCCGGAGCACCCGCGCGAGTGGAGGTCGTCGCGGCGGACGAGGCGAAGACGCGCGGCATGATGCCGGAACTGATCGACAACCAGGAGCGGTTGAACACCTATCAGAATCCCGCGCATCCGGCGCTAGCCGCGGCGTTGGGCATCCCGACCACGACGTTCGAGACCTGGGCATCCAAGAGATTCGCCGCGCGGAGTAGGTAA
- a CDS encoding ABC transporter permease has translation MMQLALRTLRFRAGMFAAAFLAMFFAAAMMMATGGLVETGTRSAVAPRELASADVVVAGDQEYHDSGGDPDEPPILPERVRVDAGLEARLSALAGVRDTTSYVFEGEAPTGTVDAIGVVAAPGTDVDELRKRIAAALDDRTVTLVGDQRGQAELREAKSSAVTVMALAGLFTAFALLVSIFGVSSMLALSITQRHRDLALLRAIGATSRQLRRLIFRETLMLSLIATALAVLPGQLLGRFMFDLLVDRGIAAEGVVFHQGWVPTAAAIAVAVVAALAGALAAGRRVSRIKPTQALAEVSVDGRLIGGGRLLLALVVLGGGLALTIVTIAVMSGPLTPATGAPAVILLAIGAALLAPVLTKITTFVWQWPVRAIGGVTGQLAVLNARGRSGRLAAVMGPVILLTAVSTGLLYLQTTSDEADRRTFAENLVADAVLTTEAGFDPGVVEQVNNLPGVAGASEYLDSLGFIENPKDSSPLNEGWNLQGVSPVGAEATTPVKITAGSFADLRDDTIAIDEQHARKLGVGLGDAITLRMGDNTALDVQVAALFSAPDGYDTLLLPADTLAAHTTAGAATRMLVSFDEDTDPARVKTELTDWASARDGFAVSDRDVLLGEFDEQKRTANFAIYIMVVMIAGYSAITVINTLASSMTARRREFGLQRLAGSTRRQVMQMVGLEGVIVALSGVVLGTAAAVAILVPVSLKRLDTLLPVGSPWIYVTTVGLTMLLTLLAMLLPAWRATRGRPAEAALAVE, from the coding sequence ATGATGCAGCTCGCGCTCCGCACCCTGCGCTTCCGGGCGGGGATGTTCGCTGCCGCCTTCCTGGCCATGTTCTTCGCGGCGGCCATGATGATGGCCACTGGTGGCCTCGTCGAGACCGGGACCCGCTCGGCGGTGGCCCCGCGGGAGCTGGCGTCAGCAGACGTCGTCGTCGCCGGTGACCAGGAGTACCACGACTCCGGTGGCGATCCGGACGAACCACCCATCCTCCCCGAGCGCGTCCGCGTCGACGCCGGCCTGGAAGCCAGGCTCTCGGCGCTGGCGGGAGTGCGAGACACCACGAGCTACGTCTTCGAGGGCGAGGCGCCGACCGGGACGGTCGATGCGATCGGGGTAGTGGCCGCGCCGGGAACAGACGTGGACGAGCTGCGGAAGCGGATCGCCGCTGCACTGGACGACCGGACGGTGACCCTCGTCGGAGATCAACGGGGGCAGGCGGAGCTGCGCGAGGCCAAGTCGAGCGCGGTCACCGTGATGGCCCTTGCCGGGCTCTTCACCGCCTTCGCGCTCCTGGTCTCGATCTTCGGGGTGTCGTCCATGCTGGCCCTGTCGATCACCCAACGGCACCGGGACCTGGCCCTGCTACGGGCTATCGGCGCGACGTCTCGCCAGCTGCGCCGGCTCATCTTCCGCGAAACACTGATGCTCTCGCTGATCGCCACCGCACTGGCAGTCCTGCCCGGTCAGCTCCTCGGCCGGTTCATGTTCGATCTGCTGGTCGATCGCGGTATCGCCGCTGAGGGTGTCGTCTTCCACCAGGGGTGGGTTCCCACAGCGGCCGCCATAGCGGTAGCGGTCGTCGCCGCTCTGGCCGGAGCGTTGGCCGCGGGGCGGCGGGTATCTCGCATCAAGCCGACGCAAGCGCTGGCGGAGGTCTCCGTTGACGGCAGACTGATCGGTGGCGGACGCCTACTGCTCGCGCTCGTCGTGCTCGGCGGCGGCCTCGCACTGACCATCGTCACCATCGCCGTGATGAGCGGGCCGCTCACTCCCGCGACTGGCGCGCCGGCCGTGATTCTGCTCGCCATCGGAGCAGCCCTGCTGGCTCCGGTCCTGACCAAGATCACCACCTTCGTCTGGCAGTGGCCTGTCCGTGCGATCGGCGGGGTGACCGGCCAGCTCGCCGTCCTCAACGCCAGGGGCCGAAGCGGCCGCCTGGCAGCCGTGATGGGCCCGGTCATCCTGCTGACCGCGGTGTCGACCGGGTTGCTGTACTTGCAGACGACCAGTGACGAGGCGGACCGACGGACTTTCGCGGAGAACCTGGTGGCGGACGCCGTGCTGACCACCGAGGCGGGATTCGACCCAGGCGTGGTCGAACAGGTCAACAACCTGCCCGGTGTCGCCGGCGCCTCGGAGTACCTCGACAGCTTGGGGTTCATCGAGAATCCGAAAGACAGCTCGCCGTTGAACGAAGGGTGGAACCTGCAGGGCGTGTCGCCCGTAGGCGCTGAGGCCACCACACCCGTGAAGATCACGGCGGGCTCGTTCGCGGACCTGCGGGACGACACCATCGCGATCGACGAACAGCATGCCCGGAAGCTGGGCGTCGGCCTCGGCGACGCGATCACCCTCAGGATGGGAGACAACACGGCTCTCGACGTCCAGGTGGCGGCGTTGTTCTCCGCTCCCGACGGCTACGACACGCTGTTGCTGCCCGCGGACACCCTCGCTGCCCACACCACTGCGGGCGCCGCGACCCGAATGCTCGTCTCGTTCGACGAGGACACCGACCCGGCGCGGGTGAAGACCGAGCTGACCGACTGGGCTTCTGCCCGGGACGGCTTTGCTGTCAGCGACCGCGACGTTCTGCTCGGCGAGTTCGACGAGCAGAAGAGGACCGCGAACTTCGCGATCTACATCATGGTGGTGATGATCGCCGGGTACTCGGCCATCACGGTGATCAACACCCTGGCGTCGAGCATGACAGCCCGACGGCGGGAGTTCGGCCTGCAGCGGCTCGCGGGCTCCACCCGTCGCCAGGTGATGCAGATGGTGGGGCTGGAGGGCGTGATCGTGGCTCTCAGCGGCGTGGTCCTGGGCACTGCTGCGGCTGTAGCGATCTTGGTGCCCGTCAGTCTCAAGCGGCTCGACACTCTTCTCCCTGTCGGATCGCCGTGGATCTACGTGACGACGGTCGGCCTGACCATGTTGCTGACTTTGCTGGCGATGCTCTTGCCTGCATGGCGTGCGACGCGGGGCCGGCCGGCGGAAGCCGCGCTCGCCGTCGAGTAG